A genomic stretch from Rhinatrema bivittatum chromosome 9, aRhiBiv1.1, whole genome shotgun sequence includes:
- the LOC115099372 gene encoding C-type natriuretic peptide 2-like, whose translation MEGAGQTKQRLAKLTREGRIAEAGPPPPLATCPEMRGAHFLAWALLLAMLCGSLEEAALAGQKSLRSLLGEELAEYLASEERGDKAGLLKSRSRLLRDLHINPRARSDSARLQNIRKQKSLRSSKNKSDGCFGMKLDPIGAMSDLGC comes from the exons ATGGAAGGAGCCGGGCAGACCAAGCAGCGCCTTGCAAAACTTACCAGAGAAGGACGGATTGCAGAAGCaggacctccccctcccctggccACCTGTCCGGAGATGCGGGGCGCTCACTTTCTGGCTTGGGCACTTTTGCTGGCCATGCTGTGCGGGAGCTTGGAAGAGGCGGCCCTGGCCGGGCAGAAG TCCCTGCGCAGTTTGCTGGGCGAAGAGCTTGCAGAGTATTTGGCCTCCGAAGAGAGAGGAGACAAGGCTGGGCTCCTGAAATCCCGTTCCCGGCTCCTGCGGGACCTGCACATCAACCCCAGGGCCCGGTCAGACTCGGCCCGGCTGCAGAACATCCGAAAACAGAAAAGCCTCAGGAGCAGTAAGAACAAGTCGGACGGCTGCTTCGGCATGAAACTGGACCCGATCGGCGCCATGAGCGACTTGGGCTGCTAG